The proteins below come from a single Parageobacillus thermoglucosidasius genomic window:
- a CDS encoding DASS family sodium-coupled anion symporter, with translation MKKSKLKMVWLIFAFIVLMVIMLLPNPADLPVAGQRALAILAFAVILWVTEAVSYPVSAAMIIGLVGLLLGMSPGIDHPSARIGTSEALKMALSGFSNPAVALVAAALFLAAAMQATSLDKRLALWILSRVGTKTRNIVIGTIVVSIVLAFFVPSATARAGAVIPMLLGMVAAFGLPKDSRLSALLVITAVQAVSIWNVGIKTAAAQNMVALGFMEKEFGASISWSSWFLYAAPWSALMSIVLYFVMIHLIKPETKVIEGGQALISSQLKDLGPLQPVEKRLIIISTVLLLFWATEERLHFFDTTTVTLIAVAVLLTPKIGVLDWKSVEKLIPWGTIIVFAVGIALGTILLDTKGAQWLSNKVFEVMGLEKMPILIIIAIISLFNILIHLGFASATSLSSALIPILIAFATTADLNVNPIGFVLIQQFVVSFGFLLPVSAPQNMLAYGTGAFNVKDLLKSGVPLTVIGYLLILLFSATYWKWVGLL, from the coding sequence ATGAAAAAAAGCAAGTTAAAAATGGTTTGGCTCATCTTCGCATTTATCGTACTAATGGTGATTATGTTGCTGCCGAACCCGGCCGATTTGCCTGTGGCTGGCCAACGAGCTTTAGCTATTTTAGCATTTGCAGTTATTTTATGGGTCACCGAAGCGGTGTCTTATCCAGTAAGTGCGGCGATGATTATCGGCCTTGTCGGTTTATTGCTTGGCATGTCACCTGGCATCGATCATCCTTCCGCCCGCATTGGGACAAGCGAGGCGCTGAAAATGGCATTATCGGGATTTAGTAATCCAGCGGTGGCATTAGTGGCGGCAGCGCTTTTTCTTGCAGCAGCGATGCAAGCTACTTCTCTTGACAAACGGCTCGCACTATGGATTTTATCTCGTGTCGGAACGAAAACAAGAAATATTGTGATAGGCACAATTGTTGTATCCATTGTTTTAGCCTTTTTTGTCCCGAGCGCAACAGCGCGGGCGGGTGCTGTTATTCCGATGTTGCTGGGAATGGTAGCGGCGTTCGGATTGCCAAAAGATAGCCGATTAAGTGCACTTCTTGTTATTACAGCGGTGCAAGCAGTTTCCATTTGGAATGTAGGAATTAAGACAGCGGCTGCACAAAATATGGTTGCTTTAGGGTTTATGGAGAAAGAGTTTGGCGCATCGATTTCGTGGAGCTCTTGGTTTCTGTATGCAGCCCCTTGGTCGGCTTTAATGTCCATTGTTCTTTATTTCGTCATGATCCACTTAATAAAACCTGAGACGAAAGTGATCGAAGGGGGGCAGGCATTAATCTCTTCGCAACTAAAAGATTTAGGGCCGTTGCAACCGGTGGAGAAACGGCTTATCATCATTTCCACTGTTCTGCTTTTATTTTGGGCGACAGAAGAAAGGCTCCATTTTTTTGATACTACAACAGTGACTCTCATAGCGGTGGCAGTGTTATTGACTCCTAAGATTGGCGTATTGGATTGGAAATCTGTTGAAAAACTGATTCCATGGGGAACGATTATTGTGTTTGCGGTCGGTATTGCTCTTGGCACGATTTTATTAGATACGAAAGGAGCCCAATGGTTATCGAATAAAGTGTTTGAAGTAATGGGATTAGAAAAAATGCCGATTCTTATCATCATTGCAATCATTTCGTTATTTAATATATTGATTCATTTAGGTTTTGCTAGTGCGACAAGTTTATCGTCTGCATTAATCCCTATATTAATAGCATTTGCCACCACCGCTGATTTAAACGTTAATCCCATTGGTTTTGTGCTGATTCAACAGTTTGTGGTTAGTTTTGGATTTTTACTGCCGGTGAGCGCACCGCAAAATATGCTGGCGTATGGAACAGGTGCTTTCAACGTAAAAGATCTCTTGAAGTCAGGGGTTCCTTTAACGGTTATCGGCTATTTACTGATTCTTTTATTTAGCGCTACTTACTGGAAATGGGTCGGATTATTGTAA
- a CDS encoding NAD(P)H-hydrate dehydratase, whose translation MRVVTAAEMYAIDRDTIENIGISDDSLMENAGQALFHVLKERISRSARVAVLSGTGNNGGDGFVVARMLKSYGYDIDLWLVPPKEKIKGAAKIALDVYERSGYDIKEYAGNERIFATQIHHYDVIIDALLGIGIQGAVRSPYKEIIEMVNRSNATVYAIDIPSGTPADGGEAETAVRADVTITIQCPKLGAYTFPAADYYGELAVVDIGIPPLVVERNAAVRLIWEEEDVVRTLPKRKRSSHKGTYGKLLVVGGSRPMTGAITLTAKAALRSGAGLLTMAVPDDIYSVVANRVPEAMCYPCPSRDGSFSGVIDVSTLDIDAVALGPGMGRTDGVRQLVRTLLQQPVPIVMDADALFFWNECAALVRERKNVTVVTPHPGEMARMLGLSIGDIERDRFGLSKQLAAEYGIYVVLKGPYTIVTTPDGSQYVNTTGNPAMAKGGSGDVLTGMIAAFLMQHHSAQEAISNAVWVHGKAADMLVENGHSQWDVLAGDLIDGISAVLSHLQKRQ comes from the coding sequence ATGAGAGTGGTGACGGCAGCGGAAATGTATGCCATCGATCGCGACACGATCGAAAATATTGGCATTAGCGATGATTCATTAATGGAAAATGCAGGGCAAGCGCTGTTCCATGTGCTGAAAGAGCGCATTTCGCGTTCGGCACGTGTGGCGGTGCTTTCAGGGACAGGGAACAACGGCGGCGACGGATTTGTCGTCGCGAGAATGTTGAAAAGTTACGGATATGACATTGATTTATGGCTTGTTCCGCCAAAAGAAAAGATAAAGGGAGCGGCAAAGATCGCATTGGACGTTTACGAACGGTCGGGGTACGACATCAAAGAATATGCCGGAAATGAACGGATTTTTGCCACACAAATCCACCATTATGATGTAATTATTGATGCGCTGCTTGGCATCGGCATTCAAGGGGCGGTGCGCTCCCCGTATAAAGAGATTATCGAAATGGTAAACCGTTCTAATGCTACCGTTTATGCGATTGATATACCAAGCGGAACGCCGGCTGATGGAGGAGAGGCAGAAACAGCAGTCCGCGCCGATGTGACGATCACGATTCAATGCCCGAAACTTGGGGCGTACACGTTCCCGGCGGCTGATTATTATGGGGAGCTTGCTGTTGTTGACATTGGCATTCCGCCGCTTGTGGTGGAGCGGAATGCTGCAGTCCGCTTGATATGGGAAGAAGAAGATGTGGTGCGGACGTTGCCGAAACGGAAACGCTCGTCCCATAAAGGAACATACGGAAAATTGCTTGTTGTTGGCGGTTCCCGGCCGATGACAGGAGCGATTACGTTAACGGCGAAAGCCGCGCTGCGGAGCGGTGCAGGGTTGTTGACGATGGCTGTGCCGGATGACATTTATTCCGTCGTTGCCAACCGCGTTCCGGAAGCAATGTGCTATCCATGCCCGTCGCGTGACGGTTCGTTTTCCGGTGTGATCGATGTTTCAACATTGGATATCGATGCGGTCGCGCTTGGCCCAGGGATGGGGCGGACGGATGGGGTGCGGCAGCTCGTCCGCACTTTATTGCAGCAGCCGGTGCCGATCGTGATGGATGCGGATGCATTGTTTTTTTGGAACGAATGCGCTGCACTCGTTCGCGAACGAAAGAATGTCACCGTTGTGACTCCGCACCCTGGGGAAATGGCGCGCATGCTTGGTTTATCGATCGGTGACATCGAAAGAGACCGATTTGGCCTGTCCAAACAGTTGGCAGCCGAGTATGGCATTTATGTCGTGTTGAAAGGGCCTTATACGATCGTCACAACGCCAGATGGTTCGCAATATGTCAATACGACGGGAAATCCAGCGATGGCGAAGGGCGGAAGCGGCGATGTGCTGACAGGAATGATTGCTGCGTTTCTCATGCAGCATCACTCCGCGCAAGAAGCCATTAGCAATGCCGTCTGGGTTCATGGAAAAGCCGCGGATATGCTTGTGGAAAACGGGCATTCACAATGGGATGTGCTTGCTGGAGATTTGATCGACGGGATTTCCGCTGTGCTTTCTCATCTTCAGAAACGACAATAA
- a CDS encoding methionine ABC transporter ATP-binding protein — protein MIEIKNVTKIYSTKKKQVVGVDNVSLTIQNGEIFGIIGYSGAGKSTLLRCLNLLERPTSGQVIIDGVDLTALNDKQLRQARLKIGMIFQHFYLVSSKTVFENVAFALKAAKKPKEEIEKRVNELLEMVGLSDKRDAYPSQLSGGQKQRVGIARALANDPTVLLCDEATSALDPSTTKSILALLKKINRELGITIVLITHEMEVVKEICDRVAVMQNGKIIELGTVYDIFTNPKEELTKSFINSVLQFELPDDLLKKRKGTIVKIQFKGEIAEEAVVSDMLQTFKVKGNILHGKIEYIQDMPLGIFVMELTGDPGEVQRAIDYISQRTHGLEVIAHAA, from the coding sequence ATGATTGAGATAAAAAACGTAACGAAAATATATTCTACAAAAAAGAAGCAAGTTGTCGGTGTTGATAATGTTTCCTTAACGATTCAAAACGGGGAAATCTTTGGAATCATCGGTTACAGCGGTGCGGGAAAAAGCACGTTGCTGCGCTGCTTAAACCTTTTGGAACGCCCGACATCCGGCCAAGTCATCATCGATGGTGTCGATTTAACAGCATTGAACGACAAGCAGCTGCGGCAGGCCCGCTTAAAAATCGGCATGATTTTTCAGCATTTTTATCTCGTCAGCTCCAAAACAGTGTTTGAAAATGTCGCATTTGCCTTAAAAGCGGCAAAAAAGCCAAAAGAGGAAATTGAAAAACGAGTCAATGAACTGCTTGAAATGGTCGGGCTTTCCGATAAACGGGACGCATATCCGTCCCAGCTCAGCGGCGGCCAAAAACAGCGGGTCGGCATCGCCAGGGCGCTTGCGAACGATCCGACTGTCCTTTTATGCGACGAAGCAACATCGGCGCTCGACCCAAGCACAACAAAATCGATTTTAGCTTTGTTGAAAAAAATCAACCGCGAACTTGGCATCACGATCGTGCTGATAACCCATGAAATGGAAGTCGTCAAAGAGATATGCGACCGCGTTGCCGTCATGCAAAACGGAAAAATCATCGAATTGGGAACGGTGTATGATATTTTTACGAATCCGAAAGAGGAATTGACGAAATCATTTATTAACAGTGTGCTGCAATTTGAGCTTCCTGACGATTTGTTAAAGAAGCGGAAAGGAACGATTGTAAAAATTCAATTCAAAGGCGAAATTGCCGAAGAAGCCGTCGTTTCTGACATGCTGCAAACGTTCAAAGTAAAAGGAAATATTTTGCACGGAAAAATTGAATATATCCAAGATATGCCGCTCGGCATCTTCGTTATGGAGCTCACCGGCGATCCTGGCGAAGTCCAGCGTGCCATTGACTATATTTCACAAAGAACACACGGATTGGAAGTGATTGCCCATGCTGCTTGA
- a CDS encoding methionine ABC transporter permease: MLLDSLIQLIPELNKAFFETIYMVAISLFVAIIAGLPLGILLFVTDRGLFLENIAVKSILGFIVNMIRSIPFVILLVGLLPLTKLITGTTIGPTAASVSLSVAAVPFFARIVETSLREIEKGVIEAAIAVGATPWMIIKDVLLPEARPGIVHGITITTISLIGYSAMAGIVGGGGIGDLAIRFGYYRYDDTVMITTIVILICLVQIIQFFGDRIARLVDKR, from the coding sequence ATGCTGCTTGATTCACTGATCCAGTTAATTCCAGAACTGAATAAAGCGTTTTTTGAAACGATTTATATGGTGGCAATTTCGCTTTTCGTGGCGATCATCGCCGGCTTGCCGCTAGGAATCTTATTGTTCGTTACCGACCGCGGCTTATTTTTAGAAAATATAGCGGTAAAATCGATCCTTGGTTTTATTGTTAATATGATACGGTCGATTCCATTTGTCATCTTGCTTGTCGGGCTGTTGCCGCTTACCAAACTGATTACGGGAACAACGATCGGACCTACTGCAGCATCTGTATCATTGTCAGTAGCTGCCGTCCCGTTTTTTGCTAGAATTGTTGAAACATCGTTGCGGGAAATTGAAAAGGGGGTTATTGAGGCAGCGATCGCTGTTGGCGCCACCCCTTGGATGATTATTAAAGATGTTCTCTTGCCTGAGGCACGCCCCGGCATTGTGCATGGAATTACGATAACAACGATAAGTTTAATCGGATACTCGGCAATGGCAGGTATTGTCGGAGGCGGAGGAATTGGCGACTTGGCGATTCGCTTCGGTTATTACCGCTACGACGATACCGTTATGATTACGACGATTGTCATTTTAATTTGCCTTGTACAAATCATTCAGTTTTTCGGTGACCGCATCGCCCGTTTAGTGGACAAACGATAG
- a CDS encoding MetQ/NlpA family ABC transporter substrate-binding protein, with protein MKKQLSIILAFLLSFGILAACGNKETASNAAEDKEKKELTIGATSGPYSDMVNKAIKPILEKKGYNVKVVEFSDYIQPNLALANGDLDANLFQHKIYMENFAKEHHLDLSEVIIVPTAPMGIYSKKFKSLDEITDGSEIAIPNDPTNLARALLILQDKKLIKLDPSVNPLTVSEKDIKENVKHLKFKPIEAGQLPRTVESVDLAAVPGNYALAAKMKLTDALALENMPDDYRNRIVVNTKDLNKQFVKDIKEAVESKEFEQVIDKEFKGFGKPKWMLERK; from the coding sequence ATGAAAAAACAACTATCCATCATTCTCGCTTTCTTGCTATCATTTGGCATTCTCGCTGCCTGCGGAAACAAAGAAACCGCTTCGAATGCCGCAGAAGACAAGGAGAAAAAAGAACTAACCATCGGCGCTACTTCCGGACCATACAGCGACATGGTCAATAAAGCAATTAAACCGATATTGGAAAAGAAAGGCTACAACGTAAAAGTAGTCGAGTTCAGCGACTATATTCAGCCAAACTTAGCGCTTGCCAACGGGGATTTAGACGCTAATTTGTTCCAGCATAAAATTTACATGGAAAATTTCGCGAAAGAGCACCATCTCGATCTTTCCGAAGTCATTATCGTGCCGACTGCGCCGATGGGAATTTACTCGAAGAAATTTAAATCGCTTGACGAGATCACGGATGGTAGCGAAATCGCGATTCCTAACGATCCAACCAACTTAGCAAGAGCGCTTTTAATTTTGCAAGACAAGAAATTAATTAAGCTCGATCCGTCTGTCAACCCGCTCACCGTTTCGGAAAAAGACATAAAAGAAAATGTAAAACATCTTAAATTTAAGCCGATTGAAGCCGGCCAATTGCCGCGCACCGTGGAAAGCGTCGATTTAGCCGCTGTTCCCGGCAACTATGCCTTAGCCGCAAAAATGAAGCTAACGGATGCGCTTGCATTAGAAAACATGCCGGATGATTATCGCAACCGCATTGTTGTCAACACAAAAGACTTAAACAAACAATTTGTCAAAGATATTAAAGAAGCAGTAGAATCGAAAGAATTTGAACAAGTGATCGATAAGGAATTCAAAGGGTTCGGCAAACCAAAATGGATGCTGGAACGGAAATAA
- a CDS encoding MFS transporter: protein MTYIELGTREYKKASLALFFGGFVTFAILYTTQPLLPVFAKEFHVSAASASLTVSVSTGTLAVMMLIAASLSDRVGKKKVMMISMLLTSMLALAMSFSPNFISLVLARMFLGMAAAGIPSLAMAYVAEEFHPAGIGKVMGLYISGTSLGGMAGRILTGLLTDLFSWRTALFAIGIISLLLSLIFALILPAPRHSVNKPLNGKTALRAYAVHLHNKPLMALIVLGFLFMGGFVTLYNYIGFLLGDPPYSFSQSVLGFLFIVYLFGSFSSVYMGKKADLYGHALVLSISVALTALGAVVTLVPSVVVKIIGLSLFTFGFFGCHSIASAWIGECANVNKAQASSLYLLFYYLGSSLAGTAGGYFWTHFHWLGVITFIVILLLLSYPLISYAHKHLKQLPQ from the coding sequence TTGACGTACATCGAATTAGGCACGCGTGAGTATAAGAAAGCTAGTTTGGCATTATTTTTCGGCGGGTTTGTCACCTTTGCGATTTTATATACGACACAGCCGCTGCTGCCGGTTTTCGCAAAAGAATTTCATGTTTCCGCCGCCTCCGCCAGCTTGACGGTGTCCGTATCTACCGGAACGTTAGCGGTAATGATGCTTATCGCAGCTAGTTTATCCGACCGCGTCGGCAAAAAGAAGGTGATGATGATATCCATGTTGCTGACATCGATGCTGGCGCTGGCCATGTCATTTAGCCCCAACTTTATTTCCCTTGTCCTTGCCCGCATGTTCCTCGGCATGGCAGCCGCAGGCATCCCATCTCTGGCCATGGCCTACGTCGCCGAAGAATTTCATCCGGCCGGGATCGGAAAAGTAATGGGGCTGTATATAAGCGGGACGAGCCTTGGCGGCATGGCTGGCCGGATTTTAACCGGCCTGTTAACCGACTTGTTTTCGTGGCGGACAGCGCTATTTGCCATTGGAATTATTTCGCTTCTGTTAAGCTTGATTTTTGCTCTCATTCTCCCGGCACCTCGTCATTCAGTGAACAAACCGCTCAATGGCAAAACCGCGCTGCGGGCATATGCCGTTCATTTACATAATAAACCGTTAATGGCTCTTATTGTGCTTGGCTTTTTATTTATGGGCGGATTTGTGACGCTGTATAATTATATCGGCTTTTTATTAGGCGATCCGCCGTATTCGTTCAGCCAGTCCGTACTTGGTTTTTTGTTTATCGTGTACTTGTTCGGCAGCTTTAGCTCGGTTTATATGGGAAAAAAAGCCGACTTATACGGCCATGCGCTGGTGTTAAGCATTTCCGTGGCATTAACCGCACTTGGTGCGGTGGTTACGCTTGTTCCGTCTGTTGTTGTCAAAATCATCGGGCTTTCGTTATTTACCTTCGGCTTTTTCGGTTGTCACTCGATCGCGAGCGCTTGGATTGGCGAATGTGCGAACGTGAATAAGGCGCAAGCCTCGTCTCTTTACCTCTTATTCTATTATTTAGGCTCCAGCCTTGCTGGCACAGCCGGCGGCTATTTTTGGACCCACTTTCATTGGCTTGGCGTCATCACATTTATTGTGATTTTATTGTTATTAAGCTATCCGCTGATCAGCTATGCTCATAAACATCTCAAGCAGTTACCACAATAG
- a CDS encoding GrpB family protein, with protein MIIIARKVEVVPFCEQWATMFAKEAEKLKQVFGKECLRIDHIGSTAIPEMSAKPIIDILLEVHHIDHVDQYHKAMAELGYQAMGENGIPQRRFFQKGGDERTHHVHVFPAGSEHIVRHIALKEYMIAHPEEAKTYNRLKISLAKQFPNDIQAYIKGKEAFVRETEKKALAWYRQKQRR; from the coding sequence GTGATCATCATTGCCCGGAAAGTAGAAGTCGTCCCGTTTTGCGAGCAGTGGGCGACGATGTTTGCCAAAGAAGCGGAAAAGCTGAAACAAGTATTTGGCAAAGAATGTTTGCGCATCGATCATATTGGCAGCACGGCCATCCCGGAAATGAGCGCCAAGCCTATTATTGATATTTTGCTAGAAGTCCATCATATTGATCACGTCGACCAATATCATAAGGCAATGGCAGAACTTGGCTATCAGGCGATGGGAGAAAACGGCATTCCGCAGCGCCGCTTTTTCCAAAAAGGCGGGGATGAGCGCACCCACCATGTCCATGTGTTTCCGGCAGGAAGTGAGCATATTGTAAGACATATAGCGCTTAAGGAATATATGATCGCCCATCCCGAAGAGGCCAAGACATACAACCGCCTGAAAATATCGCTTGCCAAACAGTTTCCTAATGATATCCAAGCATATATAAAAGGAAAAGAGGCATTTGTAAGAGAGACGGAGAAGAAAGCGTTAGCCTGGTACAGGCAGAAACAACGGCGGTAG
- a CDS encoding thiol-disulfide oxidoreductase DCC family protein → MHPIILFDGVCSLCSASVQFIIARDPHAVFRFASLQSETGKALREKFGIPAMDSLVVFENSRYYAKSSAVLRICRHLAGAWKLLYIFWLVPKPLRDSVYDFVAKHRYKWFGKRDHCLMPASDVRARFLDERQ, encoded by the coding sequence ATGCATCCAATCATCTTGTTTGATGGTGTTTGTTCGCTTTGCAGCGCGAGTGTGCAATTTATTATCGCGCGCGACCCGCATGCCGTATTTCGCTTTGCTTCTTTGCAAAGTGAAACAGGCAAAGCGCTGCGGGAAAAGTTTGGCATTCCCGCAATGGACAGTCTCGTGGTGTTTGAAAACAGCCGCTATTATGCGAAGTCAAGCGCCGTTCTCCGCATTTGCCGGCATCTTGCTGGCGCTTGGAAGCTGTTATATATATTTTGGCTTGTTCCAAAGCCGCTGCGGGATAGTGTATATGATTTTGTCGCCAAGCATCGGTATAAATGGTTTGGAAAGCGCGACCATTGCCTGATGCCCGCCTCCGACGTCCGCGCTCGGTTTCTTGATGAGCGACAATAA
- a CDS encoding SOS response-associated peptidase, translating to MCGRFSLAVGIEQLRSLFKFVFEEDIAPRFNIAPNQAVLTVFEAEGKRIGKMMKWGLVPSWADDPKIGWKMINARAETVDEKPSFRRALKRRRCLILADGFYEWKTVEGKKIPYRITLRDGQPFAFAGLWETWEKRGETLYTCTIITTTANELVKGIHDRMPVILPQDWHDAWLDPHLEDTDYVKSLLQPYPAEEMKMYEVSTIVNSPKNDVIECMEPVNGEKMGENDASNHLV from the coding sequence ATGTGCGGACGATTTTCATTAGCTGTTGGGATTGAGCAGCTTCGATCGCTTTTTAAGTTTGTCTTCGAAGAAGACATCGCGCCCCGGTTCAATATCGCGCCAAATCAAGCGGTGCTGACCGTATTTGAAGCGGAAGGGAAAAGAATTGGGAAGATGATGAAGTGGGGGTTGGTGCCATCTTGGGCGGATGATCCGAAAATCGGATGGAAGATGATTAACGCAAGGGCGGAAACGGTCGATGAAAAGCCAAGCTTTCGCCGCGCGCTCAAACGGAGACGTTGTTTGATTTTGGCCGACGGATTTTATGAGTGGAAAACGGTAGAAGGGAAAAAAATCCCGTACCGCATAACATTGCGGGACGGACAGCCATTTGCATTTGCTGGTTTATGGGAAACATGGGAAAAACGTGGCGAAACGCTGTATACGTGCACAATTATCACCACAACGGCGAACGAATTAGTGAAAGGAATTCACGACCGCATGCCGGTAATTTTGCCGCAAGATTGGCATGACGCCTGGCTGGATCCGCATCTTGAAGATACCGATTATGTGAAATCACTGTTGCAGCCGTATCCTGCTGAAGAAATGAAAATGTACGAAGTGTCGACGATAGTCAATTCACCGAAAAACGATGTCATAGAATGTATGGAACCGGTCAATGGCGAGAAAATGGGGGAGAATGATGCATCCAATCATCTTGTTTGA
- a CDS encoding methyl-accepting chemotaxis protein, producing the protein MRWKVSYLSRVILLTLVGFELVHYLMSYLLENVVNGIAVSFTVSVVSIIVSFGILHYFLVKPIFELTERARVIMDGDVSQTVQVEAKGELEILSRTINNMTASLRNVIIKLQSDSNELVRFSNSLSESANLSMKSMEQLSASIQQNSASIQEQSANIEEVQAAVEEINASVEEINASAQQANDVTKKSLNTSKEGVDAVDHVVQRLTLVASASEKLKNTISRLNSESNEIAQLVNIITNISDQTNLLALNAAIEAARAGEHGKGFTIVAEEVRKLAEESAKAAKNIIEIVNRNKKSTDEAMSEMDKVRDEVIESQHLADKAKHSLSVIMSVTEKINENSTNIANAVDQQASAIEQLNRAIESIASAVQQISAGTQELNAAVEKQVHTAQNLDASSSTLQKMAESLEKITKRYIVC; encoded by the coding sequence ATGAGATGGAAAGTGTCATATTTAAGCCGCGTTATTTTGCTCACTCTCGTAGGGTTTGAACTAGTGCATTATCTCATGAGCTATCTTCTTGAAAATGTAGTAAATGGAATAGCGGTCTCGTTTACAGTATCCGTGGTGTCAATTATCGTTTCTTTTGGCATTCTCCATTATTTTCTAGTAAAACCGATTTTCGAGCTTACAGAACGGGCGCGGGTCATTATGGATGGCGATGTAAGCCAGACTGTTCAAGTGGAAGCAAAAGGCGAGCTGGAGATACTGTCAAGGACCATCAACAATATGACGGCAAGTTTGCGCAATGTAATCATAAAGCTGCAAAGCGATTCTAATGAATTAGTCCGATTTTCTAATTCACTGTCTGAATCGGCAAATTTATCGATGAAATCGATGGAACAATTATCTGCATCGATCCAGCAAAATTCTGCAAGCATCCAAGAGCAAAGCGCCAATATTGAAGAAGTTCAGGCGGCTGTTGAAGAGATCAACGCTTCTGTCGAAGAGATCAATGCGTCGGCCCAACAAGCGAATGATGTCACAAAAAAATCTTTAAACACTTCCAAAGAAGGCGTTGACGCAGTCGACCACGTTGTTCAACGATTAACGTTAGTGGCATCTGCTTCCGAAAAACTAAAAAATACAATTTCGCGGTTGAACAGCGAATCGAATGAAATCGCCCAGCTGGTGAATATCATTACGAACATTAGTGACCAAACTAATTTGCTTGCGCTAAACGCTGCTATCGAAGCGGCCCGCGCCGGCGAGCATGGGAAAGGCTTTACTATTGTAGCCGAAGAAGTGAGAAAATTGGCGGAAGAAAGCGCAAAAGCGGCCAAAAATATTATTGAAATTGTTAATCGGAATAAAAAAAGTACAGATGAAGCTATGTCTGAAATGGATAAGGTTAGAGATGAAGTGATAGAAAGCCAGCATTTAGCTGATAAAGCAAAACATTCCCTCTCTGTAATCATGTCTGTCACCGAAAAGATTAACGAAAATTCTACCAATATCGCCAATGCTGTCGATCAACAAGCGTCAGCGATAGAACAATTAAACCGCGCTATCGAGTCGATTGCCAGCGCTGTCCAACAAATTTCAGCCGGCACGCAAGAATTAAATGCGGCGGTGGAAAAACAAGTACACACCGCGCAAAATTTAGACGCATCATCTAGTACACTTCAAAAAATGGCAGAAAGTTTAGAAAAAATTACAAAGAGATATATTGTTTGCTAA
- a CDS encoding DUF2294 domain-containing protein, with protein sequence MPVSKGEMEDQISRALTQWEKEYLGRGSVAVKTDIIRNIILIQLKGILTPAEKNLASTKEGLLSIKRIRADLIESGSEQLKEMITRITGKDVISMHTDISTRTGERVIVFLLRDNLEEEFRK encoded by the coding sequence ATGCCTGTATCAAAAGGAGAAATGGAAGATCAAATCAGCCGTGCGCTGACGCAATGGGAAAAAGAATATTTAGGACGAGGATCAGTTGCCGTGAAAACGGACATCATCCGGAATATTATTCTTATTCAATTGAAAGGAATTTTAACTCCAGCGGAAAAAAACTTAGCAAGCACGAAGGAGGGGTTGCTGTCGATTAAGCGGATTCGCGCGGATTTAATTGAATCAGGCAGCGAGCAATTAAAAGAAATGATTACGCGAATCACAGGAAAGGATGTCATCAGCATGCATACAGACATCAGCACCCGCACAGGGGAGCGGGTGATCGTGTTCTTATTGCGCGATAATTTAGAGGAAGAATTCCGAAAATAG